ttttcataCTTTGCGTTCCGACAGAATTGAACTCGCGACCTAGCCTCACACACGTAGCGCTCTTACCATCTCACCGTTGAGTGCGTTCTCAAGGAAGTCGGAGATGTTATACTTTTAACTTTTTTGCTGAAGGGAATTGGTGACGGGTTAACTCGTCATCAACAACTTCATTgatgacgggtcgtaacagtgACACGTCATCAAtgattgatttttattttgacaaataaaataGATGACTTAGAGTGtattcggtaaaacgggcataacttttacatacaaattccgattttgatgtttttttactctacaaacatttacagaaaaagttacatccgtttctccctaACAAAGTTGGGTTCGGCAAATTTTTGAGACCAAAAATGGTTTGTAAGATCGAGTTCTCGTCTCCAAAAATTTGTGTTCATAACCAACACTCCTTATAccaaacttgagtagaaatgtatAATAGTtcttattctagtgctgctgaagtgagaaaaaataagagaaaaataaaataaataaataaatttacaACATTTGAAGCATTTTGACttgcttttttttaatacttgGAGTTTGTGGCTCTTACGTTATTCTGGTACCAGTATGAGTTATTCTGGTATCAGTATGATAGTAGCTAGTGTTGTGTCAAGTTATGTCATATAGGACTGTAGAAtatataagtgatgagtcataattATTCTACTATTGAAACTGAGCAAGTATTTATAAATACCGTCATTGTGACGGATCATACTTGACTTGTTACTAATGACTGACATATGAAATCCGTCACTATGAGTTAATCATTGGTAACAGGTAAAAACttcactcatcactaatgactgatctaAAATGAtatgtcactgatgagtcgtcatAGGTGATGGATCAAGTTTGCATCTGTCATCAATGACTGATCTAGGATGATCTGTTATTAatgagtcatcattagtgacaggtagcAACTACGACATGTcatttttatcataagtgacagattatATTACGATTCGTCACTTATATAGTGtcttttttatctattttttacgtAGGAACTGATGTATTTCTCCAATAAGAAAAACATACTCTAAATGGACAATATACAGAATTTTGCTTACAAGAACGCACGATTTCTATTCTCCTTCGTTTGCTGTTTGACGCTCCTCGTAAGAATCAATACCCACGCAATACAAACAAGAGCTCTTTCTAATTTTCGAAAAACATACAACAAAACTCCCTAGCCCCTTGACATCGGTGCAACAAAGAAGTCAAGCCTGCCCCCCCTTGAATTTTTGTGGTTGGGCAGATGAACAAGAACCTGACCCCAGTTAACATCGCATTACGCAGCCGCCAAATCCAGACAAGAGAGGAGGGGTAGCGTAGCTCAGTGTGGTGTGTGGGTTGGGCGGACCCTCCAAAGCCGAGCGTGAGCGCCACCGAGGCCTCCCCTCCTTGTTTCCCTAACGCCCTCCATCCTCGTTCTCTCCGCCCGTCCGCCGCCCCCCTCACCTCTCTTTATACGACTACGACTCCGCCTCCCCACTCCCTCCCTCTGTCCTCCTCTTTCTTCCACGCTGCATTGCGCGTACCGCCGGGCCTAGAGGAGCAGCCAGGAGatggccgccgcctccttcaCCGCCGCCAAGTTCCTGGCGCCGGTGGCCGCGAGATCCGGCGGCGACAGGGCGCCGCTCCCCGCCGCCGGAGTCGCCTCCGCCAGGCCGCGCCGCGGGGCACAGCAGACGCGCCTGCGCACCGCTGTCGCCGTCACCAACGACGTGCTCGCCGGGAACAAGGCTGCGCAGGCCCCCGCCGCGCATCCGGTCAGGAAatccttctctctttcgtaTCTCCCTTCCTAAGAAAAAAAGAGGCGATCTTGGGTGCTGCCCGTTCCGATCTTGCGCGCTTTTTCGCAGTTTCAATCCGTCGCGCGATTGGATCTTGGGCACCGCGCGAGTGTAAAATCAGATTCGTGATGTAGTTTAAATTTAAGCACTGCTAGATTGTTTACATGGTTGTGTTTCTTGGGGTCACAATTTTGGATTTGCATGTGAGCTTAGTTCAGAACTAGATTGGTTTGTGTGTAAGCTTACAAAATTCTCTTCGCCAAGGTTGGAATAGTAAGTTCAGTCCTTGGAATGCTAGCCTGGCGTCCCAAATCTTATGTCGCGAACTCTCTTGTTAACTTTGAGCACCACCCATGTGTAAATGTTACCTACACTCGTAGGATTGGAACTGCTGCAAAAGTTGTCCTTTTTGGGACTGCCCATGTGTAAATGTCTCAACTATTCGATTCTCTCAATTGAGACCGTTCTTTTAGTTAAATGGTTTGCTGGTTCGCAACTGATATTCAAGCTTTTGCATGATCCGGTGAAAGAGATCCACCATTTAACTCTCGAAAATAAGAAAGTTACTGTATTCACAAGATCTACCTTCAAATTTTGCATTCATTATGTTGATTGGATATGAAAACTTTATCTTCTCTATTATTAATGTTGCAAGTTTCTTCAAGTTGGGCAACTACTGTGTTCTTAATTCATGGTGGCTCTTTTGCTTCAGGCTGTGACACGGGAAGAGGTTCTGGAGCTGTATGAGGACATGATTCTTGGCCGTGTTTTTGAGGACATGTGCGCGCAAATGTACTATCGTGGCAAGATGTTCGGTTTCGTCCACCTTTACAACGGGCAGGAGGCTGTCTCCACTGGCTTCATCAAGCTTCTAAACCAAGCTGACTGTGTTGTTAGCACATATCGTGATCACGTCCATTCACTCTCCAAGGGTGTCCCAGCCCGTTCTGTCATGGCTGAGCTCTTTGGCAAGGCCACCGGCTGCTGCCGTGGACAGGGTGGTTCCATGCACATGTTCTCTGCTCCCCACAATGTCCTCGGAGGCTTTGCCTTCATCGGAGAGGGCATCCCTGTTGCCACTGGTGCAGCCTTTGCTGCTAAGTACCGCCATGAGGTGCTCAAGCAGTCCGGCCCTGATGGGCTTGATGTCACATTGGCGTTCTTTGGAGATGGTACCTGTAACAATGGCCAGTTCTTTGAGTGCCTGAACATGGCACAGCTTTGGAAGCTTCCTATTGTGTTTGTTGTGGAGAACAACCTGTGGGCAATTGGGATGTCACACCTTAGGGCTACTTCGGACCCAGAGATTTGGAAGAAGGGACCAGCATTTGGAATGCCCGGGGTGCATGTTGATGGTATGGATGTCCTGAAAGTCAGGGAGGTTGCAAAGGAGGCAATTGAGAGGGCAAGAAGAGGTGAAGGACCAACGCTAGTGGAGTGCGAAACCTACCGGTTCCGAGGTCACTCTCTTGCAGACCCAGATGAGCTCAGGAAGCCTGGTAAGTATCACTTTCCTGTTTCTTTTGGTTTCAGTTTTGTTTTATAAGTAGTGACATTGCTGGTGTCTACTAGGGTAACTGACTAGAGAACCGGGAAATGGCAACAAAAATTTCTCAGTCATCAAGTTTGTACTAAGAAATTCATCTTGTATCTGAGTTGAAGTACTATACTCTAGAGTACTAGCAATACAGCACATGTAAATATAATATTCCTTGCGCTAGCCCTGTGGTCCTCTTTAGTGGCAATGTGGCATCATAAATCAGGGGACCATGTATGATTTTATAAGATTAAGGTCAGTATCTAACTCCatagctgaaattttaacagcAGTTACCATGTTAATAGCACACACAAAAAATTTGATTACGAAatttagtatattttattttgtgtgtgtgtgtgtgtattggTGTGGTTAAGGCCCCCTATTTTCCTAGCCCTGTAGTCTATACATGTAGGACTGGGACTGATGACATGACTATTAGGATAATTGGATTTGATGAAAACTGGTTAGACAGAAAGTTAAAGTCCTTTGGTGCAAATTGAACTAGTGAACGAAGCATTTCTCTGAGATTTTAGCTGTTGTTCTTATCGCCGTCACAGTCATCTTATCTGATATGTCAACATCCTGATAAGTATGGTTAGATTGTCTTGTGGCCACTTCATAGGGTGTTCGGTACCACTTGTCTTGGATTTCCTTTTTCCATTTCTAAAATTTCGCTTGAATTTTCGGGGCCATCTGAGATGATGCATTTCATTTTTCTATCTTTAATGGAGTGCCTCTTTATCAATCCATTTTTGTTGTGGCTTGGAGAGATGGCGCAGGAAGTAGGAGTGCTCGACGGGAGGGTGAGGTCGATAACCTCGCCTCCCCGGAGCTATGGTGGATATGGTGCTCAGCACTGGTAATTGGAACTCAACTTCTTGCTTGCCTTTATTCAATGATTAGccccctccttatatagagaA
This genomic window from Phragmites australis chromosome 7, lpPhrAust1.1, whole genome shotgun sequence contains:
- the LOC133923868 gene encoding pyruvate dehydrogenase E1 component subunit alpha-3, chloroplastic codes for the protein MAAASFTAAKFLAPVAARSGGDRAPLPAAGVASARPRRGAQQTRLRTAVAVTNDVLAGNKAAQAPAAHPAVTREEVLELYEDMILGRVFEDMCAQMYYRGKMFGFVHLYNGQEAVSTGFIKLLNQADCVVSTYRDHVHSLSKGVPARSVMAELFGKATGCCRGQGGSMHMFSAPHNVLGGFAFIGEGIPVATGAAFAAKYRHEVLKQSGPDGLDVTLAFFGDGTCNNGQFFECLNMAQLWKLPIVFVVENNLWAIGMSHLRATSDPEIWKKGPAFGMPGVHVDGMDVLKVREVAKEAIERARRGEGPTLVECETYRFRGHSLADPDELRKPDEKSHYAGRDPITALKKYIVEQNLATESELKSIEKKIDDIVEEAVEFADASPHPPRSQLLENVFADPKGFGIGPDGKYRCEDPKFTQGTAQV